In a genomic window of candidate division KSB1 bacterium:
- the folP gene encoding dihydropteroate synthase: protein MGIINCTPDSFYSGSRRLDPREAIESGIRMVEEGADILDVGGESSRPGSDPVSNEEELNRVLPVIEGLLKSVDVPISIDTYKSAVAKAALELGGHIINDISGLGFDTELGSVAAQYDVPVILMHIKGKPKNMQMNPSYDNVVNEIYAYFEERLKFAIGFGIKKEQVVLDPGLGFGKHLRHNYEIVNDLKKFANLGCPILVGPSRKSFIQKVLNLPSEEAKEGSLAMATAAILKGAHIIRVHDVKEMKRAAQIADFLIRTPNTGESV from the coding sequence ATGGGGATCATAAACTGTACCCCCGATTCGTTTTATTCCGGCAGCAGACGACTTGATCCACGGGAAGCAATTGAGTCGGGCATCCGAATGGTGGAGGAGGGCGCCGACATTTTGGATGTCGGCGGCGAATCATCTCGTCCCGGGTCCGATCCGGTGTCAAATGAAGAAGAACTCAACCGAGTGTTGCCGGTCATTGAGGGGCTGCTAAAATCCGTTGATGTGCCAATTTCAATCGATACCTACAAATCTGCAGTTGCCAAAGCGGCTTTGGAGCTGGGTGGGCATATTATAAATGATATCAGCGGTCTCGGTTTTGACACAGAATTAGGCAGCGTCGCTGCGCAATATGATGTTCCGGTTATTTTGATGCATATCAAGGGTAAACCGAAGAATATGCAAATGAATCCAAGTTATGATAATGTTGTCAACGAAATTTATGCATACTTCGAGGAACGCCTGAAATTCGCGATTGGATTTGGGATAAAAAAAGAACAGGTTGTCCTCGACCCCGGCTTGGGCTTTGGGAAACACCTGCGGCACAACTACGAAATTGTTAATGACCTAAAGAAATTTGCAAATTTAGGATGCCCGATCCTGGTCGGGCCTTCCCGGAAATCGTTTATTCAAAAAGTTTTGAATTTGCCCTCTGAAGAAGCAAAAGAAGGCTCTCTGGCAATGGCCACTGCAGCGATTCTCAAAGGCGCCCATATCATCCGGGTGCATGATGTAAAAGAGATGAAGCGAGCCGCCCAGATCGCCGATTTTTTGATTCGGACGCCAAACACCGGTGAAAGCGTATGA
- a CDS encoding TIGR00159 family protein, with protein MSLFQVGFLKVTLLDILDILVISFILYKIYFFLRNSRAAQMFVGLAIILIVSLITRLFNMSGMTWIFDSLKTVWLIAFVIIFQPELRRMLIFVGQSRIIRYFIKVSSGKTFDEVVKAAVELSKRRYGALIVMTRDTGIKSITETGIRIQAEVSAPLITSIFNARSPLHDGAIIIQNDIVEAAKCILPLSQSPSLGPHFGTRHRAALGLAEESDAVILVISEETGRISVALDRQLVQNLDESDLQSILFDAFKLSTEAVSK; from the coding sequence ATGAGTCTTTTTCAAGTCGGTTTTCTCAAGGTCACGCTTTTGGATATCCTCGACATCCTGGTCATTTCATTTATTCTATATAAAATTTACTTTTTTCTCCGCAACTCGCGTGCAGCCCAGATGTTTGTTGGATTAGCAATCATATTAATTGTTTCATTAATAACCCGGCTGTTTAACATGAGCGGCATGACCTGGATTTTTGACAGCCTCAAGACCGTTTGGCTCATTGCTTTTGTGATCATCTTCCAACCGGAGCTTCGGCGAATGCTGATTTTCGTCGGCCAGAGCAGGATAATAAGATATTTTATTAAAGTTTCCAGTGGCAAAACTTTTGATGAGGTTGTGAAGGCCGCTGTAGAGTTATCAAAGCGGCGATATGGCGCTTTGATCGTCATGACTCGGGACACGGGCATAAAATCTATTACGGAGACCGGTATTCGAATACAGGCCGAGGTTTCGGCGCCATTGATAACCTCTATCTTCAATGCGCGTTCGCCACTTCATGACGGTGCGATCATCATTCAAAATGACATTGTTGAAGCGGCAAAGTGTATTCTGCCGCTCAGCCAATCACCAAGTCTCGGTCCACACTTTGGCACCCGGCACCGGGCTGCCTTGGGCCTGGCTGAAGAATCCGATGCGGTTATTTTGGTTATCTCCGAAGAAACAGGCCGGATTTCGGTTGCACTCGACCGTCAGCTTGTTCAGAATTTAGATGAATCAGATTTGCAAAGTATTCTTTTCGACGCGTTTAAGTTGTCAACAGAAGCGGTTTCTAAATAG